From the Nonlabens marinus S1-08 genome, one window contains:
- the aroC gene encoding chorismate synthase has protein sequence MAGNTFGTVFKLTTFGESHGVAIGGIIDGCPAGIQLDFQAIQRDLDRRKPGQSKIVTQRKESDTVQFLSGIFEGVTTGTPIGFQIVNENQKSKDYSHIKDSYRPSHADKAYDDKYGTRDYRGGGRSSARETASRVVAGAVAKQMLAGLQIHAYTSSVGDLKLDKNYKELDFKEIENNAVRCADSAFAKACEDKIMQVRKAGDTIGGVISCVIQNVPASLGEPVFDKLHADLGKAMLSINAVKGFEYGSGFAGSEMLGSQHNDLYEKDGSTKTNHSGGIQGGISNGMDIYFKVAFKPVATIMQSQPTIDKQGNATEMQGKGRHDPCVVPRAVPIVEAMAALVLADHFLRNKTARVNTYS, from the coding sequence ATGGCTGGAAATACATTTGGGACTGTTTTTAAATTGACCACATTTGGTGAGTCTCATGGAGTAGCGATTGGGGGTATCATTGACGGCTGTCCAGCAGGAATTCAGCTAGATTTTCAAGCCATTCAGCGTGATTTAGACCGTCGTAAGCCAGGCCAAAGTAAAATTGTAACTCAGCGCAAAGAATCGGATACTGTGCAATTTTTGTCTGGAATCTTTGAAGGTGTGACTACGGGTACGCCTATTGGTTTCCAAATAGTTAATGAAAATCAAAAGTCCAAAGACTATTCGCACATCAAGGATTCGTATCGACCCAGTCATGCAGACAAGGCCTACGATGACAAGTACGGTACGAGAGATTATCGTGGCGGTGGCCGCAGTAGCGCGCGGGAAACAGCTTCCAGAGTTGTGGCGGGTGCCGTTGCAAAACAAATGCTGGCAGGCCTTCAAATTCATGCCTATACCAGTAGCGTCGGCGATTTGAAATTAGATAAAAACTACAAAGAACTCGATTTTAAAGAAATTGAGAATAATGCAGTGCGTTGTGCAGATTCCGCTTTCGCGAAAGCGTGTGAAGACAAAATAATGCAAGTGCGAAAGGCAGGGGATACCATTGGAGGTGTTATAAGTTGCGTGATTCAAAACGTACCGGCATCTTTAGGCGAGCCTGTTTTTGATAAATTGCATGCAGATTTAGGCAAAGCCATGCTTTCTATTAACGCCGTCAAAGGTTTTGAATATGGTAGTGGTTTTGCTGGAAGTGAAATGTTAGGTAGCCAGCACAACGACCTCTATGAGAAGGATGGAAGTACCAAAACCAATCATAGCGGCGGTATTCAGGGAGGCATTTCTAACGGAATGGATATCTATTTCAAAGTGGCTTTCAAACCAGTCGCCACGATCATGCAGTCCCAGCCTACAATTGATAAACAAGGTAACGCTACTGAAATGCAAGGCAAAGGCCGCCATGACCCTTGTGTTGTACCGCGGGCCGTGCCTATAGTAGAAGCTATGGCAGCGCTGGTCCTTGCAGATCACTTTTTAAGAAATAAAACAGCTAGAGTTAACACGTACTCTTGA
- a CDS encoding dicarboxylate/amino acid:cation symporter, whose amino-acid sequence MKKLALHWQILIGMTLGILFGFLMIQFDWGRGFVEDWINPLGTIFVNLLKLIAVPLILASLIKGISDLKDIAKFRKMGLRTILIYIATTVIAITLGLVLVNVLNPGAGISQETIDNLSATYEGNSDIAGKLTTAAAQKDAGPLQALVDMVPDNAVAAMANNSLMLQVIFFAIFLGISMLLIGEKRAEPLKNFFDSLNDVVLKMVDLIMLTAPFAVFALLANVVVSADDPDILLALLFYAGTVVLGLLLMIGVYCLIFWLYVKKSPLWFLDKIAPAQLLAFSTSSSAATLPVTMERVEEHMGVEKEVASFVLPVGATINMDGTSLYQAVAAVFVCQALGIELALTAQLTIVLTALLASIGSAAVPGAGMVMLVIVLESISFPSDLLPIALALIFAVDRPLDMLRTTVNVTGDATVASIVAKSLGKFGEPKVEDWDDNLDEVTS is encoded by the coding sequence ATGAAGAAGTTAGCATTACACTGGCAAATATTAATTGGAATGACCTTAGGGATTCTGTTTGGATTTCTAATGATCCAATTTGATTGGGGTAGAGGCTTTGTAGAAGATTGGATCAATCCGTTAGGGACCATCTTCGTTAATTTATTGAAGCTGATTGCAGTTCCATTGATTTTAGCATCCCTGATCAAAGGGATTTCTGATCTGAAAGATATTGCTAAGTTTCGCAAAATGGGATTGCGCACTATTCTAATTTACATTGCAACGACTGTTATTGCTATTACTCTAGGATTGGTATTAGTTAACGTGTTAAACCCTGGTGCTGGAATCTCACAGGAAACTATTGATAATTTAAGCGCTACTTATGAGGGGAACTCGGACATAGCAGGTAAACTTACTACTGCTGCTGCCCAAAAAGACGCCGGACCCTTACAAGCCTTAGTTGACATGGTTCCGGATAATGCGGTAGCTGCTATGGCCAACAATAGCTTGATGCTTCAAGTAATTTTCTTTGCTATATTTCTAGGTATTTCTATGCTACTCATAGGCGAGAAACGAGCAGAACCATTGAAGAACTTTTTCGATTCTTTAAATGATGTTGTACTTAAAATGGTAGACCTGATCATGTTGACAGCTCCATTTGCTGTATTTGCACTGCTAGCTAATGTTGTTGTTAGTGCAGATGATCCAGATATTTTATTGGCCTTGTTGTTTTATGCAGGAACGGTAGTTTTAGGTTTGCTTTTGATGATAGGCGTTTACTGTTTGATTTTCTGGCTCTACGTCAAAAAATCCCCACTATGGTTTTTAGATAAAATTGCACCTGCACAATTGCTTGCATTTTCTACCAGTTCTAGTGCGGCCACGCTACCGGTAACTATGGAACGTGTTGAAGAACATATGGGGGTTGAAAAAGAAGTAGCCAGTTTTGTACTTCCTGTAGGGGCTACCATCAATATGGATGGAACTAGTTTATACCAAGCTGTAGCTGCGGTTTTTGTGTGTCAAGCTCTAGGTATTGAACTTGCATTGACGGCTCAATTAACTATTGTTCTCACAGCGTTGCTAGCATCTATTGGTTCTGCTGCTGTGCCTGGTGCAGGAATGGTGATGCTGGTGATTGTTTTGGAATCTATCAGTTTCCCTAGCGACTTGCTTCCCATTGCGCTGGCTTTAATCTTTGCGGTTGATCGACCTTTAGATATGTTGCGTACAACTGTAAACGTTACTGGAGATGCTACTGTAGCTTCTATAGTGGCAAAATCTCTTGGAAAATTTGGTGAGCCTAAGGTGGAAGATTGGGACGACAACCTGGATGAGGTGACTTCATAA
- the gshB gene encoding glutathione synthase, with amino-acid sequence MNVCFLMYPWEEIAPETDSTLAIIHECVKRGHRVAIATPANLTIRDSVAYAFSKMIRKMDNVPAQQRSFYKRAELKEKMLPLAGFDVLMMRANPPLDPIALNFLDSVKDDVFIVNDIEGLREANNKLYTACFDDPDNTIIPRTHVSKNKEYLKSVIKENPREKMIMKPLNGYGGSGVIMVEKSAMGNVNSLLDFYIDNKDGTTNYIILQDYIDGAEKGDSRILLLNGKPIGAVRRVPGGDDHRSNISAGGTFEKHTLTPEEKLLCKKIGPKLVKDGLYFVGIDVINGMLVEVNVMSPGGIIQINKASKTKIQQKIVDYFEEETSIRVQALDRTTKLKSKLINE; translated from the coding sequence ATGAATGTCTGTTTTTTAATGTATCCCTGGGAAGAAATTGCGCCAGAAACTGACTCTACTCTTGCCATTATTCATGAATGCGTGAAACGCGGTCATCGAGTAGCTATCGCAACACCTGCAAACCTTACCATTAGAGATAGTGTAGCCTATGCTTTTTCTAAAATGATACGAAAAATGGACAATGTTCCAGCACAGCAGCGTTCCTTTTACAAACGTGCAGAACTTAAAGAAAAGATGTTGCCTTTGGCAGGTTTTGATGTCTTAATGATGCGTGCAAATCCTCCCCTGGATCCTATAGCACTTAACTTCCTAGACAGCGTTAAGGATGATGTTTTTATTGTTAATGATATAGAAGGCCTGCGAGAGGCAAATAACAAGTTATACACCGCATGTTTTGATGATCCAGACAATACCATCATACCGCGCACTCACGTTTCTAAAAACAAAGAATATCTAAAGTCAGTAATTAAAGAGAATCCCAGAGAGAAAATGATTATGAAGCCTTTGAATGGCTATGGAGGTAGTGGGGTGATCATGGTGGAGAAGTCTGCCATGGGAAATGTAAATAGCTTATTGGATTTTTATATTGATAATAAGGATGGAACCACAAACTACATCATCTTACAAGACTACATTGATGGTGCAGAGAAAGGAGATTCTAGAATATTATTATTAAATGGGAAACCTATTGGCGCAGTGCGTCGCGTTCCAGGTGGCGATGATCATCGCTCAAACATTAGTGCTGGCGGGACTTTTGAAAAGCACACTTTGACTCCGGAGGAAAAATTACTCTGCAAGAAAATTGGGCCTAAATTAGTAAAAGATGGACTTTACTTTGTGGGTATTGATGTTATCAACGGCATGCTGGTCGAGGTAAATGTGATGTCCCCTGGAGGAATTATACAAATCAACAAAGCTTCAAAAACAAAGATTCAACAAAAGATTGTCGATTATTTTGAAGAGGAAACCAGTATACGTGTACAAGCACTTGATAGAACCACTAAATTAAAAAGCAAGCTGATTAATGAATAA
- a CDS encoding N-formylglutamate amidohydrolase produces the protein MSIRKILSKIENEETFHAVADDYSFSIKIDDYVPYVCAAVHDGHHFDKRLWSKCLHTEYDRWYEEDPCTGNMISLLPITIIAHDSRFEYDLNRDPKEAIYETAWGKTLWKTPLSEAEKMRALEKHDNFYRVVLQLIVKLEEQFGTAVFYDFHSYNRKRWDREVPVFNLGTSNVDQMKYNLAITQWQEILNNVTLPIDQKVTCAINDVFQGNGYFLKYVTSNSLNSLVLATEVSKIYCDEETGVIFPEVVHTLKDKLKYYIQSHAHRFYDRHHTYES, from the coding sequence ATGTCCATACGTAAGATCTTGAGTAAGATCGAGAATGAGGAAACCTTTCACGCAGTAGCTGATGATTATTCCTTTTCCATCAAGATTGATGATTACGTCCCATATGTTTGCGCTGCAGTGCATGATGGGCACCATTTTGATAAACGACTATGGAGCAAATGCTTGCATACGGAATATGACAGGTGGTATGAGGAAGATCCTTGTACTGGCAACATGATTTCCTTATTACCCATAACCATTATCGCGCATGATAGTAGGTTTGAATACGATTTGAACCGTGACCCTAAGGAGGCTATTTATGAAACTGCCTGGGGAAAGACGCTTTGGAAAACACCACTTTCTGAAGCTGAAAAAATGCGAGCTTTAGAAAAACATGATAATTTTTACAGGGTAGTTTTACAATTGATTGTTAAGCTAGAGGAGCAATTCGGCACTGCTGTTTTTTATGATTTTCATTCCTACAATAGGAAACGTTGGGATCGTGAAGTTCCTGTTTTCAATCTAGGAACCTCAAATGTGGATCAGATGAAATACAATTTAGCAATCACTCAATGGCAGGAAATTCTCAACAATGTGACTTTGCCTATTGATCAAAAAGTAACCTGTGCAATTAATGATGTCTTTCAGGGTAATGGATATTTTTTGAAATACGTTACTTCTAACTCGCTGAACTCTTTAGTTTTGGCCACTGAGGTTTCTAAAATTTATTGCGACGAGGAGACTGGTGTCATTTTCCCTGAAGTAGTGCATACCCTTAAGGATAAATTGAAGTATTACATACAATCACACGCACACAGATTTTATGATCGCCACCATACCTATGAATCTTAA
- a CDS encoding flavohemoglobin expression-modulating QEGLA motif protein — protein MESKITKEFQVVHEIDDNIHRLVRNLELLAFINPLNIAQERKKFFKEKYKYDPEFKYRKVRFDTYKLHRLFFSQRLKDIDDPMIRELYKDVVYTYSGMLQCIETISEPGNRFYFNSLRFYGTPTDKMVENAKFILHHDEGAVEQTALSIPTISTYDAIEFFNEYKRIYDFDFGIKTSSAMSAAAMVSNKDQMLILKKNHLFSQHQLNVLAHHEIGVHLVTTFNAAEQPLHIFSNGFPNNVETQEGLAVFAEYMSGNLTVSRLRELAYRVIATDSLIKGNDFSETFNLIHNQFGLDRERAFNIVLRVHRGGGFTKDALYLSGLQKIYSRYEAGMSMESLLLGKCSIEYEPVVNHLKELDLVKPISFPCKSFQKNHNTNQRVEWILENLK, from the coding sequence TTGGAATCAAAAATCACTAAGGAATTTCAAGTAGTTCACGAGATTGATGACAATATCCACCGGCTGGTGCGTAATCTTGAGTTACTTGCCTTCATTAATCCATTAAACATTGCTCAGGAGCGAAAGAAATTTTTCAAGGAAAAGTATAAATACGATCCTGAATTCAAATATCGTAAGGTCCGGTTCGATACTTATAAATTGCATAGGCTGTTTTTTAGCCAGCGATTGAAAGACATAGATGACCCTATGATACGGGAGCTCTATAAGGATGTAGTTTATACCTATAGCGGTATGCTACAATGTATTGAGACCATAAGTGAACCAGGCAATCGGTTCTATTTCAACAGCCTGCGCTTTTACGGCACTCCTACGGATAAGATGGTAGAGAATGCAAAGTTTATCCTCCATCACGATGAGGGCGCTGTAGAGCAAACAGCTTTATCTATACCTACTATATCCACCTACGATGCCATTGAATTCTTCAATGAGTACAAGCGTATTTATGACTTTGATTTTGGTATAAAGACGAGTAGCGCGATGAGTGCAGCTGCCATGGTCTCCAATAAAGACCAAATGCTGATTTTAAAAAAGAATCATTTGTTTTCTCAGCATCAACTTAATGTATTAGCTCACCACGAGATTGGAGTGCACTTGGTAACCACATTCAATGCAGCAGAACAACCCTTACATATTTTTAGTAACGGATTTCCTAATAATGTAGAAACACAAGAAGGACTGGCGGTATTTGCTGAATATATGAGCGGTAACCTTACTGTTTCCCGGTTGAGAGAGTTGGCTTATCGTGTCATAGCCACAGATTCTTTAATTAAGGGGAATGACTTTAGTGAGACCTTCAATTTAATTCATAACCAGTTCGGTTTAGATCGCGAACGAGCTTTCAATATTGTATTGAGAGTACATCGTGGTGGTGGTTTTACTAAAGATGCGCTGTACCTCTCAGGATTACAAAAAATTTATTCGCGATATGAAGCAGGAATGAGTATGGAATCATTGTTGTTGGGTAAATGTTCCATAGAATATGAACCAGTAGTGAATCATTTGAAGGAATTGGATTTGGTAAAACCTATATCTTTCCCTTGCAAATCGTTTCAAAAAAACCACAATACTAATCAACGTGTCGAATGGATCTTAGAAAACTTAAAGTAA
- a CDS encoding PhnA domain-containing protein — MSELQKELEERSNNSCELCGSKESLMIYEVPDSPTDVKDTSVLACSTCVNQLTDEDQVEPNHWRCLNDSMWNQTPAVQVIAYRMLNQLKSEGWPADLLEMMYLEEETKTWAEAGIQRGPQIIHRDANGHILSKGDNIVLIKDLDVKGANFVAKRGTAVRNISLVHDNADQIEGRANGQHIVILTQYVKKT, encoded by the coding sequence ATGTCAGAATTGCAAAAAGAACTCGAAGAACGATCAAATAACAGCTGTGAGCTATGTGGTTCCAAAGAATCTTTAATGATTTATGAAGTGCCAGATTCACCAACTGATGTCAAAGATACCAGCGTCTTAGCTTGTTCCACCTGTGTCAATCAACTTACAGATGAAGATCAAGTGGAACCAAATCACTGGCGATGTTTAAATGATTCAATGTGGAATCAAACGCCTGCTGTACAAGTTATTGCATACCGTATGCTCAACCAATTAAAGAGCGAAGGCTGGCCAGCAGATCTTCTAGAAATGATGTACTTAGAAGAGGAGACTAAAACCTGGGCAGAGGCAGGAATCCAGAGAGGTCCACAGATTATTCATAGGGACGCCAACGGTCATATATTGAGCAAGGGTGACAATATTGTTTTAATCAAAGATCTTGACGTAAAAGGAGCAAACTTTGTAGCAAAGCGAGGTACCGCGGTTCGTAATATTTCACTAGTACACGACAATGCAGATCAAATTGAGGGTCGTGCTAACGGTCAGCATATCGTCATTTTAACGCAATACGTAAAGAAAACTTAG
- the gldG gene encoding gliding motility-associated ABC transporter substrate-binding protein GldG, with protein MGNSVRNIVLWIVALVALNFLSSRYHHRFDLTEDGRYTISKETKSLLDEAPMDIYVDVFLDGELPAEFLKLKQETRQLLEELASIHPNLKYEFLNPLEDLNQEESNQVIQRLAAEGVQPAMATIMEKGKQTNVTVIPYAIIAYDGKRTAIPLLKKVARSTTEERVNASIQQLEYQLADGLRKVSKSKDKKIAVLRDSGELTDLQLADFIGSLQAYYRVAPFGIEFVTKSDSITPVQVLQELKNYDLVIEAKPTVALSETKKFILDQYLMNGGQLLMAIDPIIMENDSLANPEAIAYALPRDLKLDDMLFRYGMRLNRGLIKDIQSGALALATGEGRNTQYEAFQWPYYPLASGDSSNTITRNLEDVKFEYTGSLDTLKTATKKKILLASSKETQQVTLPAALSLSEIDVDIDPALYRSGSKPLAAMAEGQFISAYKNRVKPFDLPNALEESQPTALFLSADGDIMKNQVDRGQPQDLGYDMRTGQFYGNKEFLMNVVNYMLADDNLMELRNKNVKVPFLDIKRSYDNRTYWQAVNILVPLMLILGAGFLFLWMRKRKYAY; from the coding sequence ATGGGGAACAGTGTAAGAAATATTGTCCTGTGGATCGTTGCGCTTGTCGCGCTCAATTTCCTGTCCAGTCGTTACCATCATCGATTTGACTTGACTGAAGATGGGCGTTACACTATTTCTAAAGAAACGAAGAGTTTGCTGGATGAAGCACCTATGGATATCTATGTAGATGTTTTTCTAGATGGAGAATTACCTGCTGAATTCCTGAAGTTGAAACAAGAAACCCGTCAATTATTGGAAGAACTGGCTTCAATTCATCCCAACTTGAAATATGAGTTTCTAAATCCCTTAGAGGATTTGAATCAGGAAGAATCAAATCAAGTCATTCAAAGACTGGCTGCGGAAGGTGTGCAACCTGCCATGGCAACCATCATGGAGAAAGGAAAGCAGACTAATGTGACTGTGATTCCCTATGCAATTATTGCATATGACGGCAAACGCACTGCGATTCCCTTACTCAAAAAAGTAGCTCGTTCCACTACTGAGGAGCGTGTCAATGCCTCGATACAGCAGTTGGAATACCAGCTGGCAGATGGACTGCGTAAAGTTTCAAAATCCAAAGACAAAAAAATAGCTGTACTGCGCGATAGCGGTGAGTTAACTGATCTACAACTTGCAGACTTCATCGGGTCGCTTCAGGCATATTATCGTGTGGCACCATTTGGGATTGAGTTTGTTACTAAAAGTGATAGCATTACACCTGTACAAGTACTCCAAGAGTTAAAAAATTACGATCTAGTCATTGAGGCGAAGCCGACAGTGGCATTATCTGAGACAAAGAAATTTATTCTAGACCAGTACCTCATGAATGGTGGCCAATTGCTCATGGCAATAGACCCTATAATCATGGAAAATGACAGTCTTGCTAACCCTGAAGCAATAGCCTATGCATTACCTAGAGATTTAAAACTAGACGACATGCTTTTCCGTTATGGGATGCGACTCAATCGTGGTTTAATCAAAGATATACAGAGTGGCGCACTAGCTCTTGCTACTGGGGAAGGTCGAAATACGCAATATGAAGCATTTCAATGGCCGTATTACCCGCTGGCTAGTGGTGATAGCAGCAATACCATTACCCGCAATCTGGAAGATGTAAAGTTTGAGTATACCGGGAGTCTAGATACCTTGAAGACAGCGACCAAAAAGAAAATTTTGCTCGCCTCCAGTAAAGAAACCCAACAGGTCACCCTACCAGCTGCTTTATCATTATCAGAAATTGACGTGGATATTGACCCAGCGCTCTATAGGTCTGGATCTAAACCTTTAGCTGCTATGGCTGAAGGTCAATTTATCAGCGCCTACAAGAACAGAGTGAAACCTTTTGATTTACCTAATGCTCTAGAGGAAAGTCAGCCCACAGCCCTATTTCTATCTGCCGATGGTGATATTATGAAAAATCAGGTGGATCGTGGTCAACCACAAGATTTAGGCTACGACATGCGTACGGGTCAATTTTATGGCAATAAAGAGTTTTTAATGAATGTAGTCAACTACATGCTCGCCGATGATAATTTGATGGAACTGCGTAATAAGAATGTAAAGGTGCCCTTCCTAGATATCAAGCGTAGTTATGACAACCGCACCTATTGGCAAGCTGTTAACATTCTTGTACCATTGATGCTCATTCTAGGAGCTGGTTTCTTGTTTTTGTGGATGCGTAAAAGAAAGTACGCTTACTAA
- the gldF gene encoding gliding motility-associated ABC transporter permease subunit GldF, which produces MKAIYLKELRGFFCSLSGYLVICIFLLISSLFVFVFDGEFNVLNYGFADLTPFFLLIPWLFMFLIPAICMRSFTVERDLGTLEILLTRPISIRSLIGGKFLAALSLIFIALIPTLIYVITIGELGTSSYNIDLGSTLGSYLGTLLLALGYTSISIFCSTITSNQIVAFLAAAVLCFAIYFGFEGAAGYVSSDTLLPSFGMKFHYESMARGVLDTRDVIYFVSVAVFFFALSEISLKTSLSKK; this is translated from the coding sequence ATGAAAGCCATATATTTAAAGGAATTACGTGGATTTTTCTGTAGCCTAAGCGGCTATTTGGTCATCTGCATATTTCTTTTAATCAGCAGTTTGTTTGTTTTCGTCTTTGACGGTGAGTTTAATGTTCTGAATTACGGTTTTGCAGACTTGACGCCATTTTTCCTATTGATTCCATGGTTGTTTATGTTTTTGATTCCGGCGATTTGTATGCGCAGCTTTACAGTAGAACGGGATTTAGGTACCTTAGAAATTCTCTTGACACGACCTATTTCCATTCGTAGTTTGATAGGCGGAAAGTTCTTAGCTGCATTAAGCCTTATTTTTATAGCACTGATTCCCACATTGATATATGTCATCACCATTGGTGAACTGGGAACTTCTAGTTACAACATTGACTTAGGCAGTACGCTAGGTAGTTATTTAGGCACTTTGTTATTAGCATTAGGCTATACTTCTATTTCTATATTCTGCTCGACCATAACTAGTAATCAGATCGTGGCGTTTTTAGCAGCGGCAGTCCTGTGTTTCGCCATTTATTTCGGGTTTGAAGGTGCTGCAGGTTATGTATCTAGCGACACCTTATTGCCCTCTTTTGGGATGAAGTTTCATTATGAAAGTATGGCTCGAGGCGTTTTAGACACTAGAGATGTGATTTACTTTGTTAGTGTAGCGGTATTCTTTTTCGCTTTAAGCGAAATTTCACTCAAAACAAGCTTAAGTAAGAAGTGA
- a CDS encoding putative quinol monooxygenase: protein MIVRIVQMHFHAHLVADFETMFEEIKENIREQPGCQLLELYQGADDAQTFFTYSYWESEADLNNYRHSTLFKEIWPKTKALFDRKPIAHTVNKIHSLK from the coding sequence ATGATTGTCCGTATCGTACAAATGCATTTTCACGCCCATCTGGTAGCCGACTTTGAAACCATGTTTGAAGAAATCAAAGAAAACATACGCGAGCAGCCAGGGTGCCAACTACTGGAGTTGTATCAAGGCGCGGATGATGCACAGACCTTTTTTACCTACAGCTATTGGGAATCTGAAGCTGATTTAAATAATTACCGACACTCCACGTTATTTAAAGAAATATGGCCTAAAACCAAGGCTTTATTTGATCGCAAACCTATCGCTCATACAGTGAATAAAATCCATAGCCTGAAATGA
- a CDS encoding SAM hydrolase/SAM-dependent halogenase family protein has translation MPLITLTTDFGWKDPYVGAVKGAIYKELETVNIVDISHDVSPFHIAEAAYIIQNAYASFPEGTIHIIGVDAEHTPENKHVAILLNGHYFICADNGVLCLIMSKLKAEKMVEINIHDRISSNFTTLDVFVSTACHIARGGTLEVIGRPIESLRSITGIHPIVSESQSYINGQVIYIDNYGNSVTNISRELFHQVGRGRKFVLSTRSEKLKAIYDRYSDIVNFEVEPNKRDVDGKGMVVFNSSGLIEIATYRSNPMTVGSASTLFGLQIDAPVIINFENS, from the coding sequence ATGCCCTTAATTACTTTGACTACTGATTTTGGCTGGAAAGACCCCTATGTAGGCGCAGTTAAAGGAGCGATCTATAAAGAATTGGAAACGGTAAACATTGTGGATATCTCACATGATGTGTCCCCTTTTCATATTGCAGAGGCTGCTTACATCATTCAAAATGCTTATGCTTCTTTCCCAGAGGGAACTATTCACATTATAGGGGTTGATGCCGAGCATACTCCAGAGAACAAGCATGTAGCCATACTATTAAATGGTCATTACTTTATCTGTGCAGACAATGGTGTTTTGTGTTTGATCATGAGCAAACTGAAGGCTGAAAAGATGGTTGAGATCAATATTCATGATCGCATCTCATCAAATTTTACCACGCTAGACGTATTTGTGAGCACTGCATGTCACATTGCTCGTGGCGGGACTCTTGAGGTTATAGGGAGACCTATAGAATCTTTGAGATCCATTACTGGCATTCATCCAATTGTTTCAGAAAGCCAGAGTTATATCAATGGTCAAGTGATTTACATAGATAATTATGGGAATAGCGTGACTAACATTAGCCGGGAACTATTCCATCAAGTAGGTCGTGGGAGGAAATTTGTTTTATCCACAAGAAGTGAGAAGTTGAAGGCAATCTATGATAGATATTCTGACATTGTTAATTTTGAAGTAGAGCCTAACAAACGCGATGTGGATGGTAAGGGAATGGTGGTATTCAACAGTTCCGGGCTTATCGAAATTGCAACATATCGATCTAATCCTATGACGGTGGGTAGTGCTAGTACATTATTCGGGTTACAAATTGATGCTCCAGTAATTATTAACTTTGAGAACTCATGA
- a CDS encoding PhoH family protein, whose translation MNELVIDLADANPREFFGVKNKNLTFLKQHYPKLKIVARGSVMKVYGDEEQLQEFDKRLEMLLNHFTKYNKLDENTIERLLTANETENYESKGTSDVLVHGNNGALIRPKTPNQRKLVSLCKQNDMVFAIGPAGTGKTYIGVALAVQALKNREVKRIIITRPAVEAGENLGFLPGDLKEKLDPYMQPIYDALRDMVPAERLASYIEKGTIQIAPLAFMRGRTLDQAYVILDESQNTTHAQMKMFLTRMGKDAKFFITGDPGQIDLPRRTISGLKEALLILKDVEGVGMMYLDDSDVVRHRLVKKVIAAYKEIENRN comes from the coding sequence TTGAACGAACTTGTTATCGACCTTGCCGACGCCAACCCTAGAGAATTTTTTGGGGTGAAAAACAAAAATCTCACCTTCCTCAAACAACACTATCCCAAGCTCAAGATTGTAGCTAGAGGATCTGTTATGAAAGTCTATGGTGATGAAGAACAACTGCAGGAATTTGATAAGCGACTGGAAATGCTCCTGAATCACTTCACTAAGTATAATAAGCTGGATGAAAATACCATCGAGCGTTTACTTACTGCAAACGAGACGGAAAATTATGAATCTAAAGGAACTAGTGATGTGCTAGTTCATGGTAATAATGGCGCATTGATTCGGCCTAAAACGCCTAATCAGCGCAAGTTGGTAAGCTTGTGTAAGCAAAACGATATGGTATTTGCGATCGGCCCTGCAGGTACAGGAAAAACTTATATAGGAGTGGCGCTAGCCGTGCAGGCGTTAAAAAACAGAGAGGTTAAACGAATTATTATTACTAGACCGGCGGTGGAAGCAGGGGAGAACCTAGGATTTTTACCAGGCGATTTGAAAGAGAAACTGGATCCTTACATGCAGCCTATTTATGATGCCTTGCGCGACATGGTTCCTGCAGAAAGGCTCGCAAGCTACATTGAAAAAGGAACGATACAAATCGCTCCTTTAGCATTTATGCGTGGTCGCACGCTCGATCAGGCTTATGTGATTCTTGATGAGTCGCAAAACACTACACATGCTCAAATGAAGATGTTTTTGACCCGCATGGGGAAAGATGCAAAATTCTTTATCACGGGAGATCCTGGACAAATCGACTTGCCACGACGCACCATTTCTGGTCTCAAAGAAGCTCTTTTGATATTAAAAGATGTAGAAGGTGTTGGCATGATGTATCTAGACGATAGTGATGTAGTGCGCCACCGATTGGTTAAGAAGGTAATCGCTGCGTATAAAGAAATTGAAAACCGCAATTAG